Proteins encoded in a region of the Rhodococcus sp. SBT000017 genome:
- a CDS encoding iron-sulfur cluster assembly accessory protein, which translates to MTVSNETTTTETTAHKVTMTETASTKAKALLDQEGRDDLALRIAVQPGGCAGLRYQLFFDDRSLDGDLAVDFNGVTLAVDRMSAPYVEGASIDFVDTIEKQGFTIDNPNATGSCACGDSFN; encoded by the coding sequence ATGACCGTCTCGAACGAAACCACAACGACCGAAACCACAGCGCACAAGGTCACCATGACGGAGACCGCGTCGACCAAGGCCAAGGCGTTGCTGGACCAAGAAGGCCGCGACGACCTCGCGCTGCGCATCGCCGTGCAGCCAGGTGGTTGCGCAGGACTGCGCTACCAGCTCTTCTTCGACGACCGAAGCCTCGACGGCGACCTCGCGGTCGACTTCAACGGCGTCACCCTCGCAGTGGACCGGATGAGCGCCCCGTACGTGGAGGGTGCATCCATCGACTTCGTGGACACGATCGAGAAGCAGGGCTTCACGATCGACAACCCGAACGCCACGGGATCGTGCGCGTGCGGCGACTCGTTCAACTGA
- a CDS encoding cytochrome c oxidase subunit II — protein sequence MNVAQSRILRRAGLTAFLGVAALMLSGCSISSDNVLNFGFASGVTPQGRRIGDLWTWSVIAALVMGIIVWVLIFWVVLFHRKKKSSPEFPRQTAYNVPLELFYTAVPFVIIAVLFYFTVVVQNYVDEKQADPDVQVDVTAYQWNWKFGYRTIDLKDGAAKYEGTDEEEQAAAEAAATPGEGAEGSEDGEFVPGPINGASTQDLSYLHYNKIETVGSSEEIPVLVLPTGKRIEFVLASSDVIHGFWVPEFLFKRDVLPNPEENHSDNVFQISEIEREGSFVGRCTEMCGTFHSMMNFEVRAVSPERFEQYIELRKPLSEGGEALTNAQALEAIGESPLATSTAPFATDRTLRTAAVAEGN from the coding sequence GTGAACGTGGCGCAGAGTCGGATCCTTCGGCGAGCGGGGCTGACAGCATTTCTCGGTGTAGCCGCGTTGATGCTGTCGGGCTGTTCCATCAGCAGCGACAACGTACTCAATTTCGGTTTCGCCTCGGGCGTCACCCCTCAGGGGCGACGCATCGGCGACCTGTGGACGTGGTCGGTCATTGCAGCCCTGGTCATGGGCATCATCGTGTGGGTTCTCATCTTCTGGGTGGTGCTGTTCCACCGCAAGAAGAAGAGCTCACCGGAGTTCCCCCGCCAGACGGCCTACAACGTACCGCTCGAGCTGTTCTACACGGCGGTTCCGTTCGTGATCATCGCCGTGCTGTTCTACTTCACCGTCGTGGTGCAGAACTACGTCGACGAGAAGCAGGCCGATCCCGACGTCCAGGTCGATGTCACGGCGTACCAGTGGAACTGGAAGTTCGGGTACCGGACCATCGATCTCAAGGACGGTGCCGCGAAGTACGAGGGCACCGACGAGGAAGAGCAGGCTGCCGCCGAGGCCGCCGCCACCCCGGGTGAAGGTGCCGAGGGCAGCGAGGACGGTGAGTTCGTTCCGGGACCGATCAACGGAGCATCCACGCAGGATCTGTCGTACCTGCACTACAACAAGATCGAAACGGTCGGCTCCAGCGAAGAGATCCCGGTGCTTGTTCTGCCGACCGGCAAGCGCATCGAGTTCGTGCTCGCGTCCTCGGACGTCATCCACGGATTCTGGGTTCCGGAATTCCTGTTCAAGCGTGACGTTCTCCCGAACCCCGAGGAGAACCACTCCGACAACGTCTTCCAGATCAGCGAAATCGAACGCGAAGGCTCCTTCGTCGGACGGTGCACCGAGATGTGTGGCACCTTCCACTCGATGATGAACTTCGAGGTTCGTGCCGTCTCTCCGGAGCGGTTCGAGCAGTACATCGAGCTTCGCAAGCCCCTGTCCGAAGGCGGAGAAGCGCTGACCAACGCGCAGGCACTCGAAGCCATCGGCGAGAGCCCCCTCGCAACGAGCACCGCGCCGTTCGCGACCGACCGCACCCTCCGAACAGCCGCTGTCGCTGAAGGCAACTGA
- a CDS encoding helix-turn-helix domain-containing protein, with protein MVRIPLTPGELARGARLGSALRHARGGRTMTDVADTAGISVETLRKIETGRIPTPAFFTVAALCGALNISLDSLADSTSSSVRPHSEADVS; from the coding sequence ATGGTCCGTATTCCCCTCACCCCCGGCGAACTCGCCCGAGGTGCCAGGCTCGGCTCTGCTCTCCGTCATGCCCGTGGTGGCCGAACCATGACCGACGTCGCCGATACGGCCGGCATCTCGGTCGAAACTCTGCGAAAGATCGAGACCGGCCGAATTCCGACGCCTGCATTCTTCACCGTCGCCGCGTTGTGCGGTGCGCTGAACATCTCTCTCGATTCGCTTGCCGATTCGACGTCCAGCTCCGTTCGGCCCCACTCGGAGGCCGACGTCTCCTGA
- a CDS encoding DUF3043 domain-containing protein, with translation MKLLRRGNSDNSDGNDSNESESTTAGSDATSSVSLGKGRPTPKRRDAEARRRGPVAPAPLTSKEARERRKANKGSKEDRKAASNERRAAAAERRARMLAGDDKYLLPRDKGPVRAYVRDIVDARRNLVGLFMPLALILIFALFLQPQVQQYVTLGMFVMMLFMVGEGIYLGKMINNKIRVRFPETTDGGFKIGWYAFVRASQIRKMRAPKPRVSAGEAV, from the coding sequence GTGAAGCTGCTACGCCGTGGAAACTCTGACAATTCGGACGGAAACGACTCGAACGAATCCGAGTCGACGACGGCCGGGAGCGACGCGACCTCTTCGGTGTCTCTCGGCAAGGGCCGGCCGACCCCCAAGCGCCGTGATGCCGAGGCGCGGCGTCGCGGACCTGTCGCTCCTGCTCCCCTTACGAGCAAAGAGGCACGCGAGCGTCGCAAGGCGAACAAGGGCAGCAAGGAAGATCGCAAGGCGGCCTCCAACGAGCGACGCGCCGCCGCAGCCGAACGACGCGCACGCATGCTCGCGGGCGACGACAAGTATCTGCTCCCCCGCGACAAGGGTCCGGTGCGCGCATACGTGCGCGACATCGTCGACGCGCGACGCAACCTCGTGGGCCTGTTCATGCCGCTCGCGTTGATCCTGATCTTCGCGTTGTTCCTGCAGCCTCAGGTGCAGCAGTACGTCACCCTCGGCATGTTCGTGATGATGCTCTTCATGGTCGGTGAGGGCATCTACCTCGGCAAGATGATCAACAACAAGATCCGGGTGCGGTTCCCCGAGACCACCGACGGCGGTTTCAAGATCGGCTGGTACGCCTTCGTCCGCGCGTCCCAGATCCGCAAGATGCGCGCACCGAAGCCGCGAGTCAGCGCCGGCGAGGCCGTCTGA
- a CDS encoding cytochrome c oxidase subunit 4, with protein MKIEAKIFEILTVFFLLVGIVYTLFTGLSRTGVEWAGVTAIFLSVGLTLIIGTYFRFVARRLDTRPEDFDDAEVSDGAGDLGFFSPGSFWPIVLAAFAAVTAIGFAFFQPWLIALGVVCVIVAAAGLVFEYHVGAERH; from the coding sequence ATGAAAATCGAAGCCAAGATCTTCGAAATCCTCACTGTCTTCTTCCTCCTGGTCGGCATCGTGTACACGTTGTTCACGGGCCTGAGCCGCACAGGAGTGGAGTGGGCAGGAGTCACCGCGATCTTCCTGTCGGTGGGTCTGACACTGATCATCGGTACCTACTTCAGGTTCGTCGCCCGACGCCTCGACACACGCCCCGAGGACTTCGACGACGCCGAGGTGAGCGACGGTGCAGGCGACTTGGGCTTCTTCAGCCCCGGCAGCTTCTGGCCGATCGTGCTGGCGGCCTTCGCAGCCGTCACCGCCATCGGCTTCGCCTTCTTCCAGCCGTGGCTCATCGCGCTGGGCGTCGTGTGCGTCATCGTTGCGGCGGCAGGTTTGGTCTTCGAGTACCACGTAGGTGCCGAGCGCCACTGA
- the asnB gene encoding asparagine synthase (glutamine-hydrolyzing), with product MCGLLGVLTSHGTTAAGVELVASATHCMRHRGPDEPGGTWHDDDVVYGFNRLSFIDIEHSHQPMRWGPPESPNRYALVFNGEIYNYLELRAELARDHGAEFTTEGDSESIVAAFHYWGPAAVQRLRGMFAFAVWDTETREMFIARDPFGIKPLFLATGPGGTAFGSEKKSVLELMELLGVDTDLDPRAIEHYTVLQYVPEPETLHAGVRRLESGCYATLSPGTPAKVTRYFTPKFPVQPFAPGSEKARYQEIAEALEDSVAKHMRADVTVGSFLSGGIDSTAIAALAIRHNPDLITFTTGFEREGYSEVDVAAESAAAIGARHIVKVVGPEEFAASIPEIVWYLDDPVADPALVPLYFVAKEARKHVKVVLSGEGADELFGGYTIYREPLSLKPFESLPAFLRRAAGSLSERIPEGTRGKSLLNRGSMTLEERYYGNARSFNDAQLRSVLREFRSEWTHQDVTAPIYAQSQGWDPVARMQHLDLFTWLRGDILVKADKITMANSLELRVPFLDSEVYKVAEKLPLEQKITKSTTKYALRQALEGIVPGHVLHRAKLGFPVPLRHWLRGTELFDWAHQQIADSQTDHLLNKAAVVAMLDDHRAGKSDHSRRLWTLLIFMVWHGIFVEKRIVPQIAEPEYPVNI from the coding sequence GTGTGTGGACTGCTCGGAGTACTCACGTCTCACGGAACGACCGCCGCCGGAGTCGAACTCGTGGCTTCGGCGACCCATTGCATGCGACACCGCGGTCCGGACGAGCCCGGTGGCACCTGGCACGACGACGACGTCGTCTACGGCTTCAATCGGTTGTCCTTCATCGACATCGAACACTCCCATCAGCCGATGCGTTGGGGTCCGCCCGAGTCACCGAACCGGTACGCGCTCGTCTTCAACGGCGAGATCTACAACTATCTGGAACTGCGCGCCGAACTGGCTCGCGACCACGGTGCCGAGTTCACCACCGAGGGTGACAGCGAGTCGATCGTCGCGGCCTTCCACTACTGGGGCCCTGCTGCAGTACAGCGACTGCGAGGCATGTTCGCATTCGCCGTCTGGGACACCGAGACCCGCGAGATGTTCATCGCCCGCGATCCCTTCGGCATCAAGCCGCTGTTCCTGGCCACCGGTCCTGGCGGCACCGCGTTCGGTAGTGAGAAGAAGAGCGTGCTCGAGCTGATGGAGCTGCTCGGAGTCGACACAGATCTCGACCCGCGCGCCATCGAGCACTACACCGTGCTGCAGTACGTCCCCGAGCCCGAAACCCTGCACGCAGGCGTTCGTCGGCTCGAATCCGGTTGCTATGCCACCCTGTCCCCCGGTACGCCGGCGAAGGTCACCCGGTACTTCACACCGAAGTTTCCGGTGCAGCCCTTCGCGCCCGGCAGCGAGAAGGCGCGCTACCAGGAGATCGCCGAGGCACTCGAGGACTCGGTTGCCAAACACATGCGCGCCGACGTCACCGTCGGCTCGTTTCTCTCCGGCGGCATCGATTCGACGGCCATCGCGGCTCTGGCGATTCGTCACAATCCCGACCTGATCACGTTCACCACCGGATTCGAGCGCGAGGGCTACTCCGAGGTCGACGTGGCAGCGGAGTCGGCGGCCGCCATCGGTGCCCGGCACATCGTGAAGGTCGTCGGGCCCGAAGAGTTCGCAGCGTCCATCCCCGAGATCGTCTGGTATCTGGACGATCCTGTGGCCGACCCTGCGTTGGTGCCGCTGTACTTCGTCGCCAAGGAAGCACGCAAGCACGTGAAGGTCGTGCTCTCCGGTGAAGGTGCGGACGAGTTGTTCGGCGGCTACACCATCTACCGCGAACCGCTGTCGTTGAAGCCGTTCGAGTCGCTTCCCGCCTTCCTTCGACGTGCGGCCGGCTCGTTGAGCGAGCGAATCCCGGAGGGCACGCGCGGCAAGAGCCTGCTCAACCGTGGGTCGATGACTCTCGAAGAGCGGTACTACGGCAACGCTCGCAGCTTCAACGACGCGCAGTTGCGTTCGGTGTTGCGTGAGTTCCGATCCGAGTGGACCCATCAGGACGTCACCGCGCCGATCTACGCGCAGTCGCAGGGATGGGATCCGGTGGCTCGTATGCAGCACCTGGATCTGTTCACCTGGTTGCGCGGCGACATTCTGGTCAAGGCAGACAAGATCACCATGGCGAACTCACTCGAGCTGCGAGTCCCGTTCCTGGACTCCGAGGTCTACAAGGTCGCCGAGAAGCTCCCGCTCGAGCAGAAGATCACCAAGAGCACCACCAAGTACGCTCTGCGTCAGGCACTCGAGGGAATCGTTCCCGGTCATGTACTGCATCGCGCCAAGCTGGGATTCCCTGTGCCACTGCGCCATTGGCTGCGTGGCACGGAACTCTTCGACTGGGCGCACCAGCAGATCGCCGATTCGCAGACCGATCACCTGCTGAACAAGGCCGCCGTCGTCGCCATGCTCGACGACCACCGCGCCGGCAAGTCCGATCACAGCCGTCGACTGTGGACGCTGCTGATCTTCATGGTGTGGCACGGGATCTTCGTCGAGAAGCGCATCGTGCCGCAGATCGCCGAACCGGAGTACCCGGTCAACATCTGA
- a CDS encoding glycerate kinase: MRVMIAPDSFGDTLTAAAAADAIARGWASVRETDELELAPQSDGGPGFVEVLASRIGTVQFADVDGPHGNPVRAQWLLDGTAAYIESAQACGLHLLDGPPTPLSALKASSYGVGQLLGAALDAGARTVFVGLGGSSCSDGGRAMIRALGGLGSAVARLSDIDLVAASDVENPLLGDVGAARVFGPQKGADEDTVARLEESNSDWAAVLSAAGHDVADRPGAGAAGGLGAALFALGGRQLPGAVVVAERTGQQELLDSVDLVLTGEGKFDSQSLRGKLVTRIAAAGGATGLDTIVLAGQVTLTEDELDSAGISAAHSITEFAGSVELAMSDAANQLEQLAARVAADVADSAVQPRRRA, encoded by the coding sequence ATGCGAGTGATGATTGCGCCGGATTCGTTCGGAGACACCCTGACGGCCGCGGCCGCGGCAGATGCCATCGCCAGGGGATGGGCCTCGGTTCGTGAGACCGACGAACTCGAACTCGCGCCCCAATCCGACGGCGGCCCCGGCTTCGTCGAGGTCTTGGCCTCGCGCATCGGCACCGTGCAGTTCGCGGACGTGGACGGGCCCCACGGCAACCCGGTACGTGCCCAGTGGCTGCTCGACGGTACGGCGGCGTACATCGAATCGGCTCAGGCCTGCGGACTGCATCTGCTCGACGGGCCGCCCACCCCACTCTCCGCACTGAAGGCGAGCAGCTACGGCGTCGGTCAGCTGCTGGGCGCCGCCCTCGACGCCGGGGCCCGAACGGTGTTCGTCGGACTCGGCGGAAGTAGCTGCAGCGACGGCGGGCGCGCGATGATTCGTGCGCTGGGCGGTCTCGGATCGGCAGTCGCGCGGTTGTCGGACATCGACCTCGTCGCCGCGTCGGACGTGGAGAACCCGCTGCTGGGCGACGTCGGTGCGGCCCGAGTGTTCGGCCCACAGAAGGGTGCCGACGAAGACACGGTCGCTCGGCTCGAGGAATCGAACAGCGATTGGGCCGCAGTGCTCTCCGCCGCCGGCCATGACGTGGCAGATCGACCCGGCGCCGGAGCCGCAGGCGGTCTGGGCGCGGCCCTGTTCGCACTCGGTGGCAGGCAGCTCCCCGGCGCCGTCGTGGTGGCCGAACGAACCGGGCAGCAGGAACTGCTGGACTCCGTCGACCTGGTGCTGACCGGTGAGGGCAAATTCGACTCGCAATCGCTGCGAGGCAAGTTGGTGACCAGAATCGCTGCAGCGGGCGGCGCGACCGGTCTCGACACGATCGTGCTCGCGGGACAGGTCACGTTGACCGAGGACGAACTGGACTCGGCGGGTATCTCGGCTGCGCACTCGATCACCGAGTTCGCGGGATCGGTGGAGCTGGCGATGTCCGACGCGGCGAACCAGCTCGAACAGCTGGCCGCGCGCGTCGCGGCCGACGTGGCCGACTCTGCTGTGCAACCGAGGCGGCGAGCGTGA
- a CDS encoding carbohydrate kinase family protein, producing MTLAVSGSIATDHLMRFSGRFAEQIVADQLSNISLSFLVDDLVIRKGGVGGNIAYALGVLGGSPLLVGAVGPDFAEYRTWLEEHGVDCSGVSVSATAHTARFVCTTDEDMAQIASFYPGAMSEARDISIEALAAQHEMDLVLIGANDPDAMTAHTAQCRAAGIPFAADPSQQLARLDAAQATDLIDGAAYLFTNEYEWALLKQKTGMSDADIAAKVDLRITTLGKRGVDIVAKGGEHTHIGVVPETSKVDPTGVGDGFRAGFLTAHMGGASIERAAQLGSLVAVLVLETTGTQEWELNRDDAIKRLTAAYGAEAGEEIGALLSV from the coding sequence GTGACTCTCGCGGTATCCGGCTCGATAGCGACCGACCATCTGATGCGATTCTCCGGACGGTTCGCCGAGCAGATCGTCGCCGACCAGCTCTCGAACATCTCGTTGAGCTTTCTGGTCGACGATCTGGTCATCCGCAAGGGAGGCGTCGGCGGAAACATCGCGTACGCACTCGGAGTTCTCGGCGGTTCGCCACTGCTCGTCGGAGCTGTGGGACCGGACTTCGCCGAATACCGGACCTGGCTCGAAGAGCACGGAGTCGACTGCAGTGGCGTGAGTGTGTCCGCCACCGCCCACACTGCCCGCTTCGTCTGCACCACGGACGAGGACATGGCGCAGATCGCGTCGTTCTACCCCGGCGCGATGAGCGAGGCCCGCGATATTTCCATCGAGGCCCTCGCAGCGCAGCACGAGATGGACCTGGTTCTGATCGGTGCCAACGACCCCGACGCCATGACGGCGCACACGGCCCAGTGCCGCGCGGCCGGCATCCCGTTCGCGGCCGACCCGTCGCAGCAGCTCGCCCGACTCGACGCCGCGCAGGCTACCGACTTGATCGACGGTGCCGCGTACCTGTTCACCAACGAGTACGAATGGGCCCTCCTCAAGCAGAAGACCGGCATGTCCGACGCAGACATCGCGGCGAAGGTGGATCTGCGAATCACCACCCTGGGTAAGCGCGGCGTCGACATCGTCGCCAAGGGCGGCGAACACACCCACATCGGTGTCGTACCCGAGACGAGCAAGGTCGACCCGACCGGTGTCGGCGACGGCTTCCGAGCAGGTTTCCTCACGGCGCACATGGGCGGAGCCAGCATCGAACGTGCAGCGCAACTCGGTTCGCTCGTGGCCGTGTTGGTACTCGAGACCACCGGCACTCAGGAATGGGAGCTCAACCGCGACGACGCGATCAAGCGTCTGACCGCGGCCTACGGTGCCGAAGCGGGCGAGGAGATCGGGGCGCTGCTCTCAGTCTGA